From the genome of Kosmotoga arenicorallina S304, one region includes:
- a CDS encoding DUF554 domain-containing protein, with translation MFNISVIVNTIAVLIGSSLGIFGGKWLSEKYRKVLFKVIGLLTIGLGIKMFFEYSNALVVLGSMAIGGIVGEALELESKIGKLTGNNKSEDFVTGFITATLLFVAGPMTVIGSIKAGIEGNNEIIFLKSLMDGISSVMLAASFGSGVLFSAISVYLVQGGLVSLASVLNFLQQPSYLGDFSGTGGLTLLALGIRLLEIKEIKVGNFLPALIVSPVLTFVSGIF, from the coding sequence ATGTTTAATATCTCTGTAATCGTCAATACAATAGCCGTTCTTATAGGTTCTTCTCTTGGGATTTTCGGTGGAAAGTGGCTTTCCGAAAAATACAGAAAGGTACTCTTTAAAGTTATAGGCCTGCTGACTATCGGGCTTGGTATCAAGATGTTCTTCGAATATAGCAACGCTCTCGTGGTGCTCGGGAGCATGGCAATTGGCGGCATTGTCGGAGAAGCCCTTGAGTTAGAATCAAAAATCGGTAAACTCACCGGCAATAACAAAAGCGAAGATTTCGTAACCGGTTTTATAACAGCTACGCTTCTTTTCGTAGCTGGACCAATGACTGTTATCGGCTCGATAAAGGCTGGTATTGAGGGAAATAATGAAATTATCTTCTTGAAATCGTTGATGGATGGTATTTCTTCGGTTATGCTCGCAGCGAGTTTTGGTTCGGGCGTTCTGTTTTCCGCAATATCCGTGTATCTTGTTCAAGGCGGTCTTGTATCTCTGGCGTCTGTCCTGAATTTTCTGCAACAACCTTCTTATCTTGGTGACTTTTCAGGCACAGGTGGGCTTACGTTACTTGCTCTGGGAATCAGGCTTCTTGAAATTAAGGAGATCAAAGTTGGTAATTTCTTGCCGGCTTTAATAGTTTCCCCTGTATTGACCTTTGTCTCCGGTATCTTTTGA
- a CDS encoding energy-coupling factor ABC transporter ATP-binding protein, producing MIKFNNVSFLYNPDTPFFMASLKNISLQIEKGSLSLILGANGAGKTTFLLLAAGLFHPTLGKIYLDGIDITESGNNIARKLIGISFQYPEKYFFSENVKDEVCYAAREFGIGSIPERFQEMMEILGLEGEVIGPRSPFSLSGGEARRVAIGSSIIHNPEIVLFDEPTVSLDVDGIVSIREIISRLKAEGKTIVICTHWPEYFLDIASDIIGLKEGELFFHSNVREFLNKPESWYGNLGLIVEEGLREIKEHFRKTGEIIAFDPEGWINV from the coding sequence ATGATCAAGTTCAATAACGTGAGCTTCCTTTACAATCCTGACACCCCTTTTTTCATGGCTTCCCTTAAAAATATCAGCTTGCAAATCGAAAAGGGCTCGCTTTCGCTGATACTTGGCGCAAATGGAGCTGGCAAAACGACTTTTCTCTTATTAGCTGCAGGACTTTTTCATCCAACTTTGGGGAAAATTTACTTAGATGGTATAGATATCACAGAATCCGGAAACAATATAGCCAGAAAACTCATAGGCATCTCTTTTCAGTACCCCGAAAAATATTTCTTCTCTGAAAATGTCAAAGATGAAGTGTGTTATGCCGCCAGAGAATTTGGAATCGGAAGCATTCCGGAAAGATTTCAGGAAATGATGGAAATCCTTGGTCTCGAAGGAGAAGTTATCGGGCCGCGCTCACCCTTTTCTCTATCCGGCGGTGAAGCACGGAGAGTAGCAATTGGAAGCTCCATCATTCATAACCCTGAAATCGTATTGTTTGACGAACCTACGGTATCCCTTGATGTGGACGGAATAGTGAGTATCAGAGAGATAATTTCAAGGCTAAAAGCAGAAGGCAAAACAATAGTAATTTGCACCCACTGGCCCGAGTATTTTTTAGACATTGCATCTGATATAATCGGTCTTAAAGAAGGCGAATTGTTTTTTCATTCCAATGTAAGGGAATTCCTTAATAAACCTGAAAGCTGGTATGGAAATCTTGGTTTGATTGTTGAAGAAGGCCTTCGGGAAATTAAAGAGCATTTCCGAAAAACGGGAGAAATTATTGCGTTTGATCCAGAGGGGTGGATAAATGTTTAA
- a CDS encoding class I SAM-dependent methyltransferase, with protein MREDSFEHYYTQKPSSSLETREVTIKLKNGNSYRFLSPSGVFAFGKVDRASFLLVEYAELSEKDLVLDLGCGYGLIGITLKKEYPDITLFMSDVNERAVRYAKINARDNNISAEIRQGYLYEPWIEHKFNAIFCNPPMAAGKKVWQEIVCKAPSFLTKGGRLEIVAFHNKGGSRLEKLMREVFGNVRTLAKSGGVRVYVSIRF; from the coding sequence ATGCGTGAAGATTCCTTTGAACATTATTACACACAAAAACCTTCTTCATCTCTGGAAACCCGCGAAGTAACGATAAAGCTGAAAAATGGAAATTCCTACCGCTTTTTGAGCCCGAGCGGTGTCTTTGCCTTCGGGAAGGTTGACAGGGCAAGCTTTTTGCTTGTAGAATATGCAGAATTAAGCGAGAAGGATCTTGTGCTTGATCTTGGCTGCGGATACGGGTTGATTGGCATTACCTTGAAAAAAGAATATCCCGATATAACTCTTTTTATGAGTGATGTAAACGAAAGGGCAGTTAGGTATGCGAAGATTAACGCCCGGGATAACAACATCTCAGCTGAAATACGGCAGGGGTATTTATATGAACCCTGGATCGAGCATAAGTTCAATGCTATTTTCTGCAATCCACCAATGGCTGCGGGAAAGAAAGTCTGGCAGGAAATTGTTTGTAAAGCCCCATCTTTTCTCACAAAGGGCGGAAGACTGGAGATCGTTGCATTTCACAACAAAGGTGGAAGTCGATTGGAAAAACTGATGCGAGAGGTCTTTGGAAATGTTAGAACTTTGGCCAAATCCGGAGGAGTTCGGGTATATGTGTCTATCAGGTTCTGA
- a CDS encoding ferritin, which produces MLKEKMKEALNKQVNEELYSAYLYLSMSSYFNSIGLKGFANWMMVQHKEETDHAMKIYNYLLSQGADVKLFAIDEPPHSWNSPLHAFEETLKHEQHITECINNLVDLAEELKDRATYNFLQWFIDEQVEEEENDREIIDKLKFVGDSKNGIFMIDNELAQRKYIPLIQGEV; this is translated from the coding sequence ATGTTAAAGGAAAAAATGAAAGAAGCCCTGAACAAGCAAGTAAATGAGGAACTCTACTCAGCGTATTTGTATCTATCCATGTCCAGCTATTTTAACTCGATAGGTCTTAAAGGTTTTGCTAACTGGATGATGGTGCAGCATAAAGAAGAAACAGATCACGCCATGAAGATATATAACTACCTGCTGTCACAGGGGGCCGATGTGAAGTTGTTTGCAATTGACGAACCCCCGCATAGCTGGAATTCTCCGCTTCACGCCTTTGAGGAAACATTGAAGCATGAGCAACACATCACCGAATGCATAAATAATCTCGTTGATCTGGCTGAAGAATTAAAGGACAGGGCAACATATAATTTTCTACAATGGTTTATTGACGAACAGGTTGAGGAAGAAGAGAACGATAGAGAAATAATAGACAAATTGAAATTCGTTGGAGACAGCAAAAACGGAATTTTCATGATTGACAATGAGTTAGCGCAAAGAAAATATATTCCATTAATTCAAGGGGAGGTGTGA
- a CDS encoding histidine triad nucleotide-binding protein, with product MDCIFCKIVSGEIPSQIVGETEHFLAFRDINPIAPTHVLIIPKVHIEKPSELSSFDDNALGELFNLIQEIAESEGISETGFRTLFNTGKNAGQEVKHLHFHVIGGRKLGKIG from the coding sequence ATGGATTGCATTTTCTGCAAAATCGTATCCGGTGAAATTCCTTCTCAAATAGTTGGAGAGACAGAACATTTCTTGGCGTTTAGGGATATAAATCCGATAGCTCCAACGCATGTACTTATAATCCCAAAAGTGCATATTGAAAAGCCTTCTGAATTGTCATCTTTTGACGATAACGCATTAGGAGAGCTTTTTAACCTCATTCAAGAAATCGCCGAAAGTGAAGGAATATCAGAAACAGGATTTAGAACCCTCTTCAATACAGGGAAGAATGCCGGGCAGGAAGTAAAACATTTGCATTTTCATGTAATAGGTGGAAGAAAGCTGGGAAAAATAGGATAA
- a CDS encoding desulfoferrodoxin, translated as MTQKRQVYKCEICGNIVEVLHEGQGELVCCGQPMKLFEEKTSDTSTEKHVPFINWEDGKYVVRVGENALHPMEEKHYIEWIELVVDGTVHRKELMPGDAPEAVFEIPQGKEIIAREYCNIHGLWVNKL; from the coding sequence ATGACTCAAAAAAGACAGGTGTACAAATGCGAAATTTGCGGAAATATAGTCGAAGTTCTTCACGAAGGGCAGGGGGAGCTTGTTTGTTGTGGACAGCCCATGAAGCTCTTTGAAGAAAAAACCTCGGACACTTCGACAGAAAAGCATGTGCCATTTATTAATTGGGAAGATGGCAAGTATGTGGTTAGAGTAGGAGAAAATGCTTTGCATCCAATGGAGGAAAAACACTATATCGAGTGGATTGAGCTGGTAGTTGATGGCACGGTTCACAGAAAGGAATTAATGCCCGGGGATGCTCCTGAAGCAGTTTTTGAAATTCCACAGGGAAAAGAAATAATAGCAAGGGAATACTGCAACATTCATGGATTATGGGTGAACAAACTATAA
- a CDS encoding energy-coupling factor ABC transporter ATP-binding protein, producing MLELWPNPEEFGYMCLSGSDAIFIDISRAGYDEKSIIFKNFNLTVKIGEYLGLYGSNGTGKTTLLRAIAGIFPPVFYGDIKVKGRVGYVFQNPDNQIIGATVEEDIRFGLENLALNCETVEKRLQETLTTFGLQEFRAKDTLTLSGGQKQRLAIAAIMSLNPEILLFDEPFSMLDRMERRSMMNLVKSLRAKQITVVLASTNMKDLVFCDRIITLDGGRSHDQVQ from the coding sequence ATGTTAGAACTTTGGCCAAATCCGGAGGAGTTCGGGTATATGTGTCTATCAGGTTCTGATGCCATATTTATTGACATTTCCAGAGCTGGCTATGATGAAAAAAGCATTATTTTTAAGAATTTCAACCTGACTGTCAAGATCGGTGAATATTTGGGTCTATATGGATCCAACGGAACAGGCAAAACAACTCTACTGAGAGCAATTGCAGGGATATTCCCTCCTGTTTTTTATGGAGATATAAAGGTTAAGGGCAGAGTTGGTTATGTTTTTCAGAATCCCGATAATCAGATAATAGGGGCAACTGTTGAAGAGGATATCCGCTTTGGCCTCGAAAATCTTGCCCTTAACTGCGAAACCGTTGAAAAGAGGCTTCAAGAAACGCTTACTACCTTTGGACTTCAAGAGTTCCGGGCAAAGGATACCTTGACACTTTCTGGTGGTCAGAAGCAACGGCTGGCGATTGCGGCCATTATGAGCCTGAATCCTGAAATTTTACTTTTTGACGAGCCTTTCAGCATGCTTGATAGAATGGAACGCCGGAGCATGATGAATCTGGTGAAATCATTGCGTGCAAAGCAGATTACAGTTGTTTTAGCAAGTACGAATATGAAAGATCTGGTTTTTTGTGACAGGATAATTACCCTTGATGGAGGGAGAAGTCATGATCAAGTTCAATAA
- the rd gene encoding rubredoxin, which produces MKYRCTVCGYIYDPEAGDPDNGVEPGTAFENVPEDWVCPLCGASKDDFEPIE; this is translated from the coding sequence TTGAAGTACAGGTGCACTGTTTGTGGATATATTTATGATCCTGAAGCGGGAGATCCAGATAATGGGGTTGAACCGGGAACTGCCTTTGAGAACGTTCCTGAAGACTGGGTATGCCCGCTTTGCGGAGCAAGCAAAGACGATTTCGAACCCATTGAATGA